In Garra rufa chromosome 14, GarRuf1.0, whole genome shotgun sequence, the genomic stretch tttgctgcagtaatatggacacagcaggagcagtaatatcacgcagcacaacgtgaccaactgcatgcacagggagcgttcttcgttggaagttacccagctgggaactaatttcaggagctgcatgatattactgctcctgctgtgTCCATTGCTTTGATGAGTTTATGTAATAAACACATGAGAGATGTTCAGTACACGTAAGGCAGGAGTTTGTAGGGCACTCGTCGACAGTATTCTCTCCAGGCGTCTCTGTGCTTCTTCAGACATGACTCTTCGATCTCATTGGCTCGTTGCCTCAATAACTGAAAGCACTGCAGTGCCGGCAGATACGGCAAAACGCTGGTGAACCCTGCATCAAACAAACCAGAGCAATGACTCAAACACTGCTGACATAAGACCTGGTTAAAGCTGATTTGAATGAGTTTATCTCTCTGTACCGCATGGCAGACACCAGGCAAACATCATCACGATGTCTCCTAAATAATTGGGGTGTCGGACCCATCCGAACCATCCGGACACCAGGAGACTGCTTCCTGCCGGACTGCGGATTGTGTTCAGACCTTCAACAGAGATTGAGATCATCAGAATTTACATTCTCTTTATGACTTTCTTGATCTGTGTTTATGAACTGgtgtgttaaaggggtcatcgggtgctaAACTCACTTTTccgtgttgtttgaacattaatgtgttgtcagtttgtgaacacaaccaccctacaatgataaacatCCACGCAGtggtctttttttaatctttaaaagtaatatccactttttaaaatcaggtcattctcagcttcttgtgggtgtgacatcacacagacagaggcccctcccacaatagttgattgacatgagcgttttaccttagccccgccctcacgagctgaaacagtccgactctgatctccATTgagtgactcaggtgcagaggaagactctatttgagagattgaggtgttctgttgttggatgtaaggattaacgttactttcgtttttgaaaggaaagcgccaatcccgatctacatatgcgtctatgttcgtgtgaatcgttcctgatgcagcttcacccacagcagaagtgaggataagtgtttttatgcatctttgcaaactgcCTTTCTTAATGATGTGCTTGTaggcaagtttcacagctaaacgcggctaaagtaaacattacagatcataatcccacatcagagaggggcggggcgagcagagctcatttgcatttaaagggaccatgcaataaaatgagttgatgttttgcagagctgattttgaggTAAAGTTTACACAGTTTACacaactattgagaatttttaaccaaagtatattatagacttttcattaagaccctaaagaatcatatgaacttgtggaaaatggacatccgatgacccctttaacaaagaACAGAAATGGTTCTGTGGAAGTGGATGTGAAGAGGTGACGTACGAGCGTAGGCCGGATCGTTCGGATTTCTGCGGAAACCATCTTTCTGCTCGTTGGACAGGTAATAAATCAGGAAGCCAATACCTGTTGATAAACTGCACTGAGAATTAAAACAGTCACTGGATTGTAATCAGAGATGACATGCTCTACaatatgcaaaataagagggatcatacacaatgtatgttgtttttttatttagcactgacctgaataagatattttcacataaaagatgtttacatcatactgtgttgttacctgaatgatccacagctgtgtgtttttgtttagtgatagttgttcatgagtcgcttgtttgtcctgaacagttaaactgcctgctgttcttcagaaaaatctgtttctgttggttttccagcatttttgtgtatttgaaccctttccaacaatgactgtatgattttgagatgcatcttttcacactgaggacaactgagggactcatatgcaactattacagaaggatcaaacactcactgatgctccagaaggaaaaaacatgcactaagagccgggggtgaaaacttttgaatcgaatggagatgtgtacatttttcttattttgcctaaatatcttttttttttttttttttttttagtactgccctttagaagctacagaagatatttacatgtttcccagaagacaaaagaagttaaatttaccctgatcttcaaattccaaaagtgttCACCCCCAGCTCTCGCAATCtttactttttttggaattctgagttaatatcttgcaacttatacttttttgacttttttttttttttcaattttgagttaatagttgtatatgagtccctcagttgtcctcctgtgaaagatggatctcaaaatcatacagtcattgttggaaagggttcaaatacacaaaaatgctggaaaaccaaagaaaggatttttctgaagaacagcaggcatgaacaactatcactaaacaaaaaaacacagttgtggatcattcaggtaacaacacagttttgagaaccaaggggatgtaaactgtctcttgtggactatatgtaaacatcctttatgtgaaatatcttatcagtactaaataaaaaacatgcattttgtatgatccctctcattttcctaaaataatgaacattttgcagattctgaaagggggatatcTGAGGTCTGATGATGGTTATTCTCACCAAAGAGCAGACAGATGGGTACAACAGACAGGAAATGAATGGAATTGGGCCTCTGAAGCAGGAAGTAAACGGGCAGACTGGAGAAGAAAGGGATCCAGATGAACTCGCCCAGAATCATGATGAAGCCAATGGGCTCCTCTGTAAACTCTTTGGTGGTCAGCACAGAGCCCTGTCCAAACACAGCATCAGACGACACAAATACAGTTCAGTTTAAGTTCCGTTTCGTGAAATACAAACAACAGCTTTGTTTACATCAATTTATGCTTCTGTAAATTTTGGGAAAATGCACTGATGGAAATGGCAAGACATACGTAaaatcttaaaagtaaaggtaaaatattcttaaaacaggAGTCACAAACAGGATCATTTTACTAGTTTTAAGGGGAgaaactgcaggcaaaaacgctgtttttttcatgcacctgtgaaatttgagattttgggctttttggtttttcataagtgtcaatagatttcaattacaatacatatttttaaaggcaatgagtttttttctcctacactgagccataaatctccacttcagtagcacttacacacaccacactttgcatttttattcctgactatatcccgaaggtttttaaagagggatttgttcagatataatttACTTGATTTCATACATTTTACTCtccaaaaaaatgctaaaaaaatacgTTTTTCCGTCCGCTCTaggttttttctgaattatggagtgacaaaatgagataccctcTATAAAACATTTGATTGTAATATAAAATTTTACtagaatttaaattaaaatttagaaTTGAAATTccaaactgacttcatccagtgtttagatttagtctgaaaaacactttatgaaaaagcgaaaagcccaaaatctcaaatttgacaggtgcattaaaaaacagcatttttgcctgcagttttGAACTAGAAACATATGCAAAATTAGTGCATATCTCATTAAATAGtggcttatttgcatatttaaaactaaaactttagaaaacttgtaaatacaaaaatgtgtgcaattatcaatgtaatcaatcaactaagtaaagtgataactattagttaatttttttaccctattcacctgtctTGCCTTAAgacaaaatgcatttaattttttttctcctgtAAACCAGACTAAATagcttatgtcattttgcttgtcTAGTAAATACATCTTAATTCAAGaatttatttgagatattttaaatagaaaaaagacaaaagtaTTAAGTAGGATAagtcttttttgcagtgtagtctgAGCCAAAATTTGTGTCTAAAATAGTAACTTCCAAAACTGTCATGCAATTGCATTTCCAGGCatcttagactttttgtcttgtttccagccaaaacatctccAAATTCTTAAattaggaaggattttctagacgaataaaaattgtcttgttttcagaataaaacaagtcaaaattaagtgagtttttgcttagaacgagcaagataatctgccaatggtgtaagaaaaataatcttatttcaaagagaaaacaagattatatttcttaccccactggcaaattattttgcttgttccaagcaataacacacttaattttgaccagtgttctctgaaaacaagacaataatttttacttaatttatttaagaactttgaaatattttgtctggaaacaagacaaaaacaaaatctgtgtaagaaaagcttttttgcagtgtttcatatcagtacactcttaaaaataaagcttctttattggcattgatggttccatgaagaaccttaaacatctaatgcagaaaaggttttttatatttgaaaatgttcttcaaatggttcttttagggaCTGTTCACTggaaggttctttaaggaaccaaaaatgcttcttctatcactgcaaaaaatggttttcttagattttttgtcttgtttccagccaaaatatctcaaaattcttaaatcaagaaggattttcttgacaagtaaaaattgacttgtttaaaaaaaaaaaaaaacaggtcaaaattaagtgagtttttgcttagaacaagcaaaataatctgccaatggggtaagcaaaaaaaaagtatttcaaacagaaaaccagataatttttcttacatcattggcagattgttttgcttgtttcaagcaaaaacttacttaattgtgacttgttttttctaaaaacaagaccatttttactcgtctagaaaatactTTATATACTTCAATATTTtgagatgttttggctggaaacaagacaaaaaatctaagtgagaaaagcaattttttgcagtgtgtcctGCTGACCTCATCGATGAGGAAGTCCAGAATGTAAATGAGCTGAAAGACGATGACAAGCAGCAGAGACAGAGAGCAGTTCTTCATCTCTACAGCAGTCAGGAGATAACTCAGATCCATCACGGCCTGCAGAACCAACACACACATTAATCACCGTTCGTTCATCTGATCAACTCAGATTTGGGATTTAGACAAACTCACCCAACCCATGAATCCAATCCTGACCATGACAAAGTGCTTGATGTCGATGATGCCCAGACGAGGATCCATACTCTGACCCAGAATGAACTTCAGCAGGGACTTTGCTGtacaacacagacacaaacacacatgacCTCTGACCTCAGTCGAGGATAAACAGGAGCGAGTTGAGCTGTGGATGGTACCTGTGTTGTCGTAGGTCACGTGTGCAGAGGAGGGTGTTCTGATTGGACACAGGAACAGCATCAGGCTGAAGATCAGAGATACGGCCATGCAGGCGGTCACCAAAGAGAAGATCCTGTCCATCACAGCAGCGGCCCGCAGAACACCTCCGAACCACAGACCCAACAACACAACCACAGTCAGGAGACACGCATACAGACCTGCAAAGATGCCAGAACCCCCTTAAATATGTGCTCAATCTTTTACCATTGGtccaatattatatttaaatgtattgccATCTTTAACTAATTAGGTTATGCTTGtcatacactgccactcaaaagtttaggatcagaaAGACtcgtaatgttttttaaagttgtctcttatgctcatcaaggctgcatttatttgatcaaaaatacagaaaaaaaatagtaaaattgcaaaatgttattacaaaataaaagaatgttttttgttttaatatactttaaaatataatttattcctgtgatgcaaagctgaattttcatcagccattactccagtcttcagtgtcacatgatccttcagaaatcattctaatatcctgatttattattagatttatcagtgttggaaacagttgtgctgccaaatattattttggaacctgtcatacttttttgaaaattctttaatcaataaaaggttgaaaagaacagcatttatttaaaatataaatattttctaacaatgtaaatctttgCTAATACTTCTTTATTAATTtaatccttggtgaataaaagtattaatttctttcagaaaaaagagagaatacaaatgtactgatcccaaacttttgaacagtattgttAGAAAacgtttctattttaaataaatgctgttcttttgaaccttttattgattaaagaatcctcaaaaaagtatcacaggttccaaaaaaatattaagcagcacaactgtttccaacattgataataaatcagcatatcagaatgatttctgaagaatcacgtgacactgaagactttgtatcacaggaataaattacatttcgaaatatattcacttagaaaacagttttttcaaattgaaataatatttcacaatattacattttgttcagtatttttgatcaaaagcataagaaacgtcttcaaaaaccattaaaaatcttactgatcccaaacttgtgaacagcagtgtatatactgGTGGATTATGGGCTTGAGGTCTAACGGTGGAATTTTCTCTTACCGTTGAGCTTGTATTTCAAGCGCTTTCCATCGCAGCCCATCTTGCCTTCTGCCACCTTTATAAAAGATAGATGGAAGATACAAATCTTAACTACGAATAATAACTTACATACTACCCAGGGctgctggtttatgtgtgtcttGTTTCTGATCTCACCTGTCCCACAGGTAGATAATAGAGCACCATCTGCAGGACAGTGAATAGCAGCACCACGCACACAGATGTCCAGTCCCAGATCGGGATTCCAGCAGAACCGAGCAGAACCCATGACTCGGAGGAGGACCGGCAGCCGTCCAGCAGCATTATGAGAGACACACCCAACAAAACACACAACAGAGACagatctgacacacacacacacacacacacacacacacacacacacacacacacacacacacacacacacacacacacacacacacaatcaacagcctgaatcACTGTACACATTATGATACTGACTCAGAGGCTTATTACAAAGTCCTTGACTTTGCACTAAAACTATTAAGGagagacactacaggtgaatagagTAACAGATAATCATCATACTTTCTCAGTAGATTAATCATGGTACATTAACTGTTTACTAACTGTTTAAATATGTAACTGAGGCATTGTCTAATTAAATATTCACTTATCTGCATACATAATAGGTAAAGCAAGGTTTAAATTTCTTGTTCGATTTAGTTGTCATATTAGagttaaaggtttttacagaagggattttggatttctctttttattACTCGGTAAATCAGAAAATTCTGTCAACAGACAGGAAAAAATAAATTTTCACCatatttttaggaataaaatgttgtataaatcaggACAAAtcatatataaacaaacccttctataaaaaccttcagaatatagaggggaataaaactgtaagttttggtgtgtgtaagtgctgctgaagtggagaaacaaactcacaacttttaaagatttgcattttcgtcatgtttttaggaataaaatatataaatcagtgtgaatgatatatgaacaaactcCTCAGTAAAAACGTTCAGAATATAGATATGACAAAatctctaagttttggtgtaagtgctgctgaagtggagaaactcgtaatctttaaagatttacattttcgccatgtttttagGAATACAATTGTGTTAAAATGAGGACAAATCATATATAAACAAACCTTTCTAcaaaaacctttagaatatagataAGAATAAATCTCTACATTttggtgtaagtgctgctgaagtgaagaCAAAACACACAACCTTTAAAGATTTGCATATTCACCAtgtattttagaaataaaatgttgtataaaacagtgtaaataatATATCAACAAACTCCTCAGTATaaatcttcagaatatagagaggaataagtCTCTAAGTtgtggtgtatgtaagtgctgctgaagtgaagaAAAAAACTCACCGTTTTTAAAGATGtgcattttcaccatgtttttaggaataaaatgttgtataaattagGACGAACCACATATAAACAAACTCTTCTATAAAAACTGTCAGAATATAGTTAGATATAAATGTCTAagatttggtgtatgtaagtgctgctgaagtggagaaacaaactcataatctttaaagatttgcattttcgccatgtttttagATTAAAATTTTGTATAAATCAGGAAAAAtcatatataaacaaacccttctataaaaacctttagaatatagatgggaataaatgtctaagttttggtgtatgtaagtactgctgaagtggagaaacaaactcataatCTATAAAGATCTtcattttcgccatgtttttaggaataaagtgTTGTAAAAATCAGGGCAAATCATATATAAACAAACTCTTCTATAAAAACTATCAGAATATAGTTAGGAATAAAtgtctaagttttggtgtatgtaagtactgctgaagtggagaaacaaactcataatCTTTAAAGATCTtcattttcgccatgtttttaggaataaagtgTTGTAAAAATCAGGGCAAATCATATATAAACAAACTCTTCTATAAAAACTATCAGAATATAGTTAGATATAAAtgtctaagttttggtgtatgtaagtgctgctgaagtggagaaacaaactcataatctttaaagatttgcattttcgccatgtttttagATTAAAATTTTGTATAAATCAGGAAAAAtcatatataaacaaacccttctataaaaacctttagaatatagatgggaataaatctctaagttttggtgtatgtaagtgctgctgaagtgaagaAAAAACTCACCGTTTTTAAAGATCTGCATTTTCGCAAtgttttttaggaataaaatattGTAGAAATCAGGACAAACCACATATAAACAAACtc encodes the following:
- the LOC141285230 gene encoding delta(14)-sterol reductase TM7SF2 is translated as MTDTTQLQEHQMHRNRFLKDTDNGKLENGSDDGKGVVQVRSKWNNIHLSLLCVLLGVSLIMLLDGCRSSSESWVLLGSAGIPIWDWTSVCVVLLFTVLQMVLYYLPVGQVAEGKMGCDGKRLKYKLNGLYACLLTVVVLLGLWFGGVLRAAAVMDRIFSLVTACMAVSLIFSLMLFLCPIRTPSSAHVTYDNTAKSLLKFILGQSMDPRLGIIDIKHFVMVRIGFMGWAVMDLSYLLTAVEMKNCSLSLLLVIVFQLIYILDFLIDEGSVLTTKEFTEEPIGFIMILGEFIWIPFFSSLPVYFLLQRPNSIHFLSVVPICLLFGIGFLIYYLSNEQKDGFRRNPNDPAYARLNTIRSPAGSSLLVSGWFGWVRHPNYLGDIVMMFAWCLPCGFTSVLPYLPALQCFQLLRQRANEIEESCLKKHRDAWREYCRRVPYKLLPYVY